A single window of Leptospira koniambonensis DNA harbors:
- a CDS encoding aminotransferase class I/II-fold pyridoxal phosphate-dependent enzyme: MQETQSSKLPFFSELPAFFSRLESQNRIRTLDPPSGLDLCSNDYLGLSNHPEIIQALKEGIDIYGAGSTASRLVRGHRRVFEELENDFSNWVQSEDSLFFANGYAANLGTISCVADPSYTIFCDRKNHASLMDGVRLSGAKKVYYKHSDQNDLEDLLKKHSGTKHKMIVTESVFSMDGDKTDISALIDLKEKYGALLYIDEAHAIGLFGKEGAGVSLEENISRTSEIDFRMSTLGKALGLEGAVISTTKDARKYLLHSARTFVFSTGPLPAIAHAGRVAIRLARQMDDERKILEDNSEFFRESLHQIGRDTGNSNTQIIPILLGSEEEALELSSRLEQNGFQAKAIRPPTVDISRIRVSLNSKIKKEDLEKFIRLVREN; the protein is encoded by the coding sequence GTGCAGGAAACGCAATCCTCGAAACTTCCTTTCTTTTCGGAGCTTCCTGCCTTCTTTTCCAGGTTAGAATCTCAGAATAGGATCCGGACTCTGGATCCTCCTTCTGGCCTGGACCTCTGCTCCAATGATTATCTGGGGCTTTCTAACCATCCTGAAATCATCCAAGCTTTAAAAGAAGGTATCGATATCTACGGTGCAGGTTCTACTGCTAGCCGTTTAGTTCGAGGTCATAGAAGAGTATTCGAAGAATTAGAGAATGATTTTTCGAACTGGGTACAATCTGAAGATTCTCTCTTCTTCGCGAATGGTTATGCTGCAAATTTGGGAACGATTTCCTGCGTGGCAGATCCTTCTTATACAATCTTTTGTGATCGTAAAAATCATGCTTCTTTAATGGATGGGGTTCGACTTTCCGGAGCTAAAAAAGTATATTATAAACATTCTGATCAAAACGATCTGGAAGATTTATTAAAAAAACATTCTGGCACCAAACATAAGATGATCGTCACAGAGTCCGTATTCAGTATGGACGGAGACAAAACTGATATATCTGCATTAATAGATCTAAAAGAAAAATACGGGGCGTTACTATATATAGATGAGGCTCATGCAATCGGGCTATTCGGGAAAGAAGGAGCAGGAGTTTCCCTAGAAGAAAATATCTCCAGAACTTCTGAAATAGATTTTAGAATGTCTACCTTAGGAAAAGCTCTCGGTTTAGAAGGTGCAGTTATTTCTACAACCAAGGACGCCAGAAAATATTTACTTCATTCTGCTCGCACTTTTGTTTTCTCTACTGGCCCACTACCTGCGATCGCTCATGCAGGCAGAGTTGCTATTCGTCTTGCAAGACAGATGGATGATGAAAGAAAAATATTAGAAGATAATTCTGAATTCTTCCGTGAATCTTTGCATCAGATTGGAAGAGATACTGGAAATTCTAATACTCAAATCATACCAATACTTTTAGGCTCAGAAGAAGAAGCATTGGAACTTTCTTCTCGCCTGGAGCAAAATGGATTCCAAGCCAAAGCGATCCGTCCTCCCACTGTTGATATTTCCAGGATAAGAGTTTCTCTCAATTCTAAGATCAAAAAAGAAGATCTTGAAAAATTCATACGATTGGTTCGGGAGAATTAA
- the bioD gene encoding dethiobiotin synthase, translating into MSVFVTGTGTDVGKTFFCSLMMAKYAENLGLKYLKPIQTGTDSDRVKIMNLTGLNESYFLKNYYTFELPASPHLASEMENTSVDTDELSRHLFSIKDAKILVEGAGGLYVPLNRYYFTVDLVEQAKIPLVLVASTELGTINHTLLSLEALRKREIKVLGVYFIGPENPLRSDNIRTIIEAAEIGLLGTFLLPERKLSRKEFLDKVANEFDPDRILPDLLFP; encoded by the coding sequence TTGTCCGTCTTTGTAACCGGAACCGGGACCGATGTAGGTAAAACATTTTTCTGCTCTCTTATGATGGCAAAGTATGCAGAAAATCTTGGATTAAAATATTTAAAACCGATCCAAACAGGAACAGATTCAGACAGAGTGAAAATCATGAATCTTACCGGATTGAATGAGTCTTATTTTTTAAAAAATTATTATACATTCGAACTTCCTGCTTCTCCTCATTTAGCTTCTGAAATGGAAAATACAAGTGTAGATACAGACGAACTATCAAGACATCTATTCAGCATTAAGGATGCTAAAATATTGGTAGAAGGCGCTGGGGGATTATATGTTCCTCTCAACCGTTATTATTTTACCGTGGACCTAGTAGAGCAGGCAAAAATTCCATTGGTACTAGTAGCTTCTACAGAACTTGGAACAATCAATCATACATTATTATCGCTTGAAGCTCTTAGAAAAAGAGAGATCAAGGTTTTAGGAGTTTATTTTATAGGTCCTGAAAATCCACTTCGTTCTGATAATATTAGGACCATTATAGAAGCTGCTGAAATTGGACTTTTAGGGACATTCCTTCTTCCTGAAAGGAAATTATCTAGAAAAGAATTCTTAGATAAGGTTGCAAATGAATTCGATCCGGATAGGATCCTTCCGGACTTACTATTCCCTTGA
- the bioB gene encoding biotin synthase BioB, giving the protein MKLSLETPPVTEEKVFSEVPSIIDREETHAILSGQIPLTEALDKAYKVREKYFGKTVRIHVLDNIKNGHCPEDCGYCAQRKNAGSGVQEYSMKSPEEIFQDAVQAKENGAYRFCMVTAGTGPNSLATEKLAFTIEKISKELGLKVCLSAGLLDREKAERLKAAGLDRYNHNLNTSKAHYPEICDTHTYEQRVETITHLMKAGVGMCSGVIVGMGESLWDLTDVIYEIKNLKVISIPVNFFIPVAGHAIKNPQSLSPEFCLRTLIAFRLVNPDSEVRIAAGREGHLRGLQGMALYAANSLFASGYLNVKGSDAADTIRMILDSGFYPEFSSGMGEEIDWESALGKDHPYAPENFPELYKYRKFLK; this is encoded by the coding sequence ATGAAACTTAGTCTAGAAACTCCTCCAGTCACTGAAGAAAAAGTATTTTCAGAGGTGCCAAGCATTATCGATCGGGAGGAAACACATGCAATTCTAAGCGGCCAGATCCCATTGACTGAGGCTTTGGACAAGGCATACAAGGTCCGTGAAAAATACTTTGGTAAAACAGTTCGGATCCATGTTCTAGACAATATTAAGAACGGTCATTGTCCGGAAGACTGCGGTTATTGCGCTCAAAGAAAGAACGCAGGATCCGGAGTCCAAGAATACTCTATGAAATCTCCTGAGGAGATTTTCCAGGATGCAGTCCAGGCCAAGGAGAATGGTGCCTACCGTTTCTGTATGGTCACTGCGGGAACAGGTCCTAATTCCCTCGCCACTGAAAAGTTGGCATTCACCATTGAAAAGATCAGCAAAGAACTAGGGCTAAAAGTTTGTTTGTCCGCTGGTCTATTAGATAGAGAGAAGGCAGAACGTTTAAAGGCTGCCGGTCTAGACCGATATAATCATAACCTCAATACTTCTAAGGCACACTATCCAGAAATCTGTGACACGCATACCTACGAACAACGAGTAGAGACAATTACCCATCTCATGAAAGCAGGAGTAGGAATGTGTTCCGGTGTTATCGTCGGAATGGGAGAGTCACTTTGGGATCTAACGGATGTTATATACGAGATCAAAAATCTAAAAGTGATCTCAATCCCTGTGAACTTCTTCATCCCAGTTGCAGGACACGCGATTAAAAACCCACAAAGTTTAAGCCCTGAATTTTGCCTCAGAACTCTGATTGCATTTCGTTTGGTGAACCCTGACTCAGAGGTCCGTATTGCAGCAGGAAGAGAAGGGCATCTTAGAGGATTGCAAGGAATGGCTTTATACGCCGCGAATTCCTTGTTTGCAAGCGGGTATCTGAATGTAAAAGGTTCTGATGCAGCAGACACGATCAGAATGATCTTAGACTCTGGATTCTATCCTGAATTTTCTTCCGGCATGGGAGAAGAAATAGATTGGGAATCCGCTCTTGGAAAAGACCATCCTTATGCTCCTGAAAATTT
- the bioA gene encoding adenosylmethionine--8-amino-7-oxononanoate transaminase, with translation MIWHPYTIQLDSDPPLKIVSAKGEFLYDENGKEYIDAISSWWVSIHGHNHPKLVEAVKKQLDSLDHVLLAGFTHPPALELAHELLEFTDWNFRKVVYSDNGSTALEIMLKIALQYFRNQGREKKKVFINFTYSYHGDTIGAMSVGGDSVFNRVFQSLLFQTKSFPSPACHDCPVSKSPHSCAEDCLDELEAYLSAHSEEVVGVVMEPLIAGAGGMLFHKPNVLTRLREITERHDVLLLLDEVFTGFGRTGANFAYQKAGIRPDMVALAKGLTAGILPLAVTLVREEIYKEFLSSEPMKAFYHGHTMTGYPPGCAAALASLRIYKEENRLADVKQLESYLEEGWAKLRAEFPDKIKNTRVLGSVGVGELFTGKVRPGYVNPFAREFRRICQEKGVILRPLGNVIYITPPYNISKSSLDKVFQAIREGLAAYKIQD, from the coding sequence TTGATCTGGCATCCATACACAATCCAACTAGACTCTGATCCTCCTTTAAAGATAGTTTCTGCAAAGGGAGAATTTCTATATGATGAAAATGGAAAAGAATATATAGATGCAATCTCTTCCTGGTGGGTAAGTATCCACGGTCATAATCATCCTAAACTTGTAGAAGCTGTTAAAAAACAGTTAGATTCATTGGATCATGTACTTCTCGCAGGTTTTACACATCCTCCCGCATTAGAACTGGCTCACGAACTTTTAGAATTCACTGATTGGAATTTTCGCAAAGTTGTCTATTCAGATAACGGTTCCACTGCACTCGAGATCATGCTGAAGATCGCTCTTCAGTATTTTAGGAACCAAGGTAGAGAAAAGAAAAAGGTATTTATCAACTTCACCTATTCATATCATGGGGACACAATCGGTGCAATGAGTGTAGGGGGGGATTCAGTATTTAATCGAGTCTTCCAAAGCCTTTTATTCCAAACCAAAAGTTTCCCTTCTCCTGCCTGCCATGATTGTCCTGTATCCAAATCCCCACATTCTTGTGCGGAAGATTGTTTAGATGAACTTGAGGCATATTTATCAGCTCACTCCGAAGAAGTAGTGGGAGTGGTGATGGAACCTTTGATCGCAGGAGCAGGTGGAATGTTATTCCATAAACCAAATGTTCTTACAAGGTTAAGAGAGATCACAGAGCGTCATGATGTACTTCTTCTTTTGGACGAGGTATTTACTGGTTTTGGAAGAACAGGTGCAAACTTTGCCTACCAAAAGGCAGGTATCCGCCCTGATATGGTTGCTCTCGCAAAAGGTCTGACTGCAGGAATTCTACCTTTGGCAGTGACCCTGGTCAGGGAAGAAATTTATAAAGAGTTTTTATCCTCGGAACCAATGAAGGCATTCTATCATGGGCATACTATGACTGGATATCCCCCAGGTTGTGCTGCTGCACTTGCTTCATTACGAATTTATAAAGAAGAAAATAGACTCGCAGACGTAAAACAATTGGAGTCTTATTTGGAAGAAGGTTGGGCCAAACTAAGAGCCGAATTTCCAGATAAGATCAAGAATACAAGAGTGCTTGGTTCCGTAGGTGTAGGAGAACTTTTTACAGGAAAGGTCAGGCCCGGTTATGTGAATCCATTTGCGAGAGAATTCCGCAGGATCTGCCAAGAGAAAGGAGTTATACTCCGACCACTTGGGAATGTGATTTATATCACTCCTCCATATAATATTTCTAAGTCTTCTTTGGATAAGGTATTCCAAGCAATACGAGAAGGTCTTGCTGCATACAAAATCCAAGATTGA
- a CDS encoding malate dehydrogenase, with protein MAKTVKVAVTGAAGQIGYSLLFRIASGQMFGADTPVEIQMLELEAALPAAKGVIMELEDCAFPLLQKVSVSADLDVAFKDINWALLVGSVPRKAGMERSDLLKINGGIFVNQGKAIEKNASSDVRVLVVGNPCNTNCLIAMNNAKGVPTDRWFAMTKLDENRAKSQLAIKSGNLVKDVTNLAIWGNHSSTQYPDFYNAKIGGKVATDVIKDHDWLKGDFIKNVQQRGAEIIKARGASSAASAANGVVDTVRQIITPTPAGDWFSVAVTSDGSYGADKGLIFGYPVKSDGTKVEIVKGLELNDFAKEKFNITHDELKSERDEVKGML; from the coding sequence ATGGCAAAAACAGTTAAGGTAGCAGTTACGGGTGCCGCTGGGCAGATCGGATATTCTTTATTATTTAGGATCGCATCCGGTCAAATGTTCGGAGCGGACACTCCTGTAGAGATCCAAATGTTGGAACTGGAGGCAGCTCTTCCTGCTGCTAAAGGTGTGATCATGGAATTGGAAGACTGCGCCTTTCCTCTTTTGCAAAAAGTAAGTGTTTCCGCGGATCTAGATGTTGCCTTTAAAGACATCAACTGGGCGCTTCTTGTAGGTTCCGTTCCAAGAAAAGCTGGAATGGAAAGAAGTGACCTTCTTAAAATAAACGGTGGGATTTTCGTAAATCAAGGAAAAGCAATCGAGAAGAACGCTTCTTCTGACGTAAGAGTTTTAGTCGTCGGAAACCCTTGTAATACAAACTGTCTTATTGCAATGAATAATGCAAAAGGAGTTCCTACAGATCGTTGGTTTGCGATGACCAAACTGGATGAGAACCGTGCTAAATCCCAACTTGCTATCAAATCTGGAAATCTTGTAAAAGATGTAACTAATCTTGCGATCTGGGGAAACCACTCTTCTACTCAATACCCTGACTTCTATAATGCTAAGATTGGTGGAAAAGTAGCAACCGACGTGATCAAGGATCATGATTGGTTAAAAGGCGATTTTATTAAAAATGTTCAACAACGTGGAGCTGAGATCATAAAAGCAAGAGGAGCTTCTTCTGCTGCATCTGCTGCTAACGGAGTTGTTGATACTGTTCGTCAGATCATCACTCCAACTCCAGCAGGAGATTGGTTCAGTGTTGCTGTTACTTCTGACGGATCTTACGGTGCTGATAAGGGGCTAATCTTCGGATACCCTGTGAAGTCAGACGGAACTAAAGTCGAGATCGTTAAGGGACTCGAATTGAACGACTTCGCAAAAGAGAAGTTCAATATCACTCATGACGAACTTAAGTCAGAAAGAGACGAAGTAAAAGGGATGTTATAA